One window of the Pseudofrankia sp. DC12 genome contains the following:
- a CDS encoding transposase family protein, with amino-acid sequence MSVTYTSVLPLSDHTVVRLATLLIAERRRIGTRSGTRALSPWEQAVFVLRWFCDGTPVIRLCRDNNIGKSVGYRYLHEGLAVLAWQAPDLRNALIAAKFAGYDHVIVDGTVIETDRVTVPGPTKGVDLWWSGKIKNHGANVQVVSGPEDGWPLWVSDVRPGREHDTTALRASGAPEVFEEWFADGGQVLGDGGYEAFGTQEGQFAVPFKKPKGGELTAEQKLHNRIHYALRAVGERANALLKVTFRLLRNVTIDPWKIGLVAKASLVILHTEYQRTT; translated from the coding sequence ATGAGTGTCACATACACGAGCGTCCTGCCCCTGAGCGATCACACGGTCGTCCGCCTTGCCACGCTCCTGATTGCGGAACGTAGGCGGATCGGTACGCGGAGCGGGACCCGCGCCCTGTCTCCATGGGAGCAGGCCGTGTTCGTCCTGCGCTGGTTCTGTGACGGAACCCCGGTCATCCGGCTGTGTCGGGACAACAACATCGGCAAGTCGGTGGGCTACCGCTACCTGCACGAGGGCCTCGCAGTCCTGGCCTGGCAGGCCCCTGACCTGCGCAACGCACTGATCGCCGCGAAGTTCGCCGGCTACGACCACGTGATCGTCGACGGGACGGTGATCGAGACCGACCGGGTGACCGTCCCCGGCCCGACGAAGGGCGTGGACCTGTGGTGGTCAGGAAAAATCAAGAACCACGGCGCGAACGTGCAAGTCGTCTCGGGTCCCGAGGACGGCTGGCCGCTGTGGGTGTCCGACGTCCGTCCCGGCCGGGAGCACGACACCACCGCCCTGCGCGCCTCCGGCGCCCCGGAGGTCTTCGAGGAGTGGTTCGCCGACGGCGGGCAGGTGCTCGGCGACGGCGGCTACGAAGCGTTCGGAACCCAGGAGGGGCAGTTCGCGGTCCCGTTCAAGAAGCCGAAGGGCGGGGAGCTGACCGCCGAACAGAAACTGCACAACCGCATCCACTACGCCCTGCGGGCGGTCGGGGAGCGCGCGAACGCGCTGCTCAAGGTCACCTTCCGCCTGCTCCGCAACGTCACGATCGACCCCTGGAAGATCGGGCTGGTCGCGAAAGCGTCCCTCGTCATCCTCCACACCGAGTACCAGAGGACCACCTGA
- a CDS encoding restriction endonuclease produces MEGWQDFERLAEQIYSELAPDAVVKWNDRIYGHESETKRQIDVSVRWADNDDSYLLIVQAKDWSTPADVTAVGEFASVVRDVRASRGIMVCRSGFTETAKTYARNVGISLHNLHDARSRKWRHELTVPILWVDLLPRARIAMRVWFGEGDQIWTPGGFIPLSRVGENTPIDILETFEDHWNGGRASRELDVPHAIRSTEPLEALVLDKHGEQVRRPVFDFCVLYKVTRRAWLGQFEPHSCRGLINYHDSNSFLASHLPIGEIPTQRDGSWAEIEDPDKVAPTLRGTFVTTEAYTLERGSSQFEYFDFGLLKACGSPHEA; encoded by the coding sequence GTGGAAGGATGGCAGGACTTCGAGCGACTCGCGGAGCAGATCTACAGCGAGTTGGCGCCCGATGCTGTCGTCAAGTGGAATGACCGCATTTACGGACACGAGTCGGAGACGAAGCGGCAGATCGACGTGTCAGTACGCTGGGCGGACAACGACGATAGCTATCTGCTGATAGTTCAGGCTAAGGATTGGTCGACTCCGGCGGACGTGACAGCAGTTGGCGAGTTCGCGTCCGTCGTTCGCGACGTACGCGCAAGTCGAGGCATTATGGTCTGCCGCTCGGGATTTACGGAAACGGCGAAGACCTACGCGCGAAACGTCGGGATCTCGCTTCACAACCTTCACGATGCTCGATCGCGCAAGTGGCGCCACGAGTTGACCGTGCCAATTCTGTGGGTCGACCTCCTTCCGCGAGCAAGAATCGCCATGAGGGTGTGGTTTGGCGAAGGGGACCAGATATGGACTCCCGGGGGGTTCATACCACTATCCAGGGTCGGCGAGAACACGCCGATCGATATCCTGGAGACCTTCGAGGATCATTGGAACGGCGGACGGGCATCTCGCGAGCTCGACGTTCCACATGCGATTCGGTCGACAGAACCGCTGGAGGCCCTAGTACTTGACAAGCACGGAGAGCAGGTCCGCCGTCCGGTATTTGACTTCTGCGTGCTGTACAAAGTCACCCGACGCGCCTGGCTGGGTCAGTTCGAACCTCACTCTTGCCGCGGCCTCATCAATTACCACGACAGTAACAGTTTCCTGGCTTCGCACCTGCCGATTGGCGAGATTCCGACCCAAAGAGATGGATCGTGGGCAGAGATCGAAGATCCGGACAAAGTGGCACCGACGCTTCGAGGTACGTTTGTGACCACGGAGGCCTACACTCTTGAGAGGGGGTCGAGTCAGTTTGAATATTTTGATTTCGGACTGTTGAAGGCCTGTGGTTCACCTCATGAGGCCTAA